Proteins from a genomic interval of Alteromonas macleodii ATCC 27126:
- the fliM gene encoding flagellar motor switch protein FliM translates to MSDLLSQDEIDALLHGVDDVEEEEVGGSDSDASTLEYDFSSQDRIVRGRMPTLEIVNERFARHMRVSLFNMMRRSAEVSINGIQMIKFGEYIHTLFVPTSLNMVRFRPLKGTGLITMEARLVFILVDNFFGGDGRYHAKIEGREFTPTERRIIQMLLKIIFEDYKEAWAPVMDVSFEYLDSEVNPAMANIVSPTEVVVISSFHIELDGGGGDFHVSLPYSMLEPIRELLDAGVQSDKEDTDLRWSKALRDEIMDVKVALTTHMLDVDVPLRDVMEFKPGDIIPVEMPETITVLIEDLPTFRAKLGRSRDNLALKIVEKIARPTSVKSELQLLTRGGRIIDNDAELQVLEEDL, encoded by the coding sequence GTGAGTGATTTATTATCTCAAGATGAAATCGATGCCCTATTACACGGGGTAGATGATGTAGAAGAAGAAGAGGTCGGCGGTAGCGACTCTGATGCTTCTACGCTCGAGTACGACTTCTCCTCGCAAGACAGAATTGTGCGTGGGCGTATGCCTACGCTTGAAATAGTTAATGAACGTTTCGCACGTCACATGCGTGTGAGTTTGTTCAACATGATGCGACGTTCAGCTGAAGTATCGATTAACGGTATTCAGATGATCAAGTTTGGCGAATATATTCATACGTTATTCGTTCCAACGAGTTTGAACATGGTGCGTTTCCGTCCACTTAAAGGTACGGGGCTTATCACCATGGAAGCCCGCTTGGTATTTATTCTGGTAGACAACTTCTTTGGTGGTGATGGTCGCTATCATGCGAAAATTGAAGGCCGGGAGTTTACGCCAACGGAGCGCCGTATTATCCAGATGCTGCTTAAAATAATCTTTGAAGATTATAAAGAAGCCTGGGCACCAGTCATGGATGTGTCGTTTGAATATTTGGACTCAGAAGTAAACCCTGCGATGGCGAACATTGTGAGCCCGACCGAGGTGGTGGTCATCAGCTCGTTCCATATCGAACTAGATGGCGGCGGTGGCGACTTCCACGTGTCCTTGCCATACTCAATGTTAGAGCCCATTCGCGAATTGCTTGATGCAGGTGTTCAAAGCGATAAAGAAGATACAGACTTACGTTGGAGTAAGGCCCTTCGCGATGAAATCATGGACGTTAAAGTAGCGTTAACTACGCATATGCTAGACGTTGATGTACCGCTTCGCGATGTGATGGAGTTTAAACCTGGCGATATCATCCCTGTGGAGATGCCAGAAACCATCACAGTATTAATTGAAGATTTACCCACGTTCAGGGCTAAATTAGGTCGCAGTCGCGACAATTTGGCACTGAAAATTGTAGAGAAGATTGCAAGACCGACTTCAGTGAAGTCTGAGCTACAGTTATTAACCCGCGGTGGGCGCATTATTGATAATGACGCAGAACTGCAAGTACTCGAAGAAGACCTGTAA
- the fliN gene encoding flagellar motor switch protein FliN: protein MSEDGMDDWAAAMAEQAESEAEQEAGDNEDVQVAELDELTDDAPITQEEKKKLDTILDIPVTISMEVGRSQISIRNLLQLNQGSVVELDRVAGEPLDVLVNGTLIAHGEVVVVNDKFGIRLTDVISQIERIKKLR from the coding sequence ATGAGTGAAGACGGTATGGACGATTGGGCAGCGGCAATGGCCGAACAAGCCGAATCTGAAGCGGAACAAGAGGCTGGCGATAACGAAGACGTACAAGTTGCTGAACTTGACGAATTAACTGACGACGCGCCGATTACGCAAGAAGAAAAGAAAAAGCTAGATACCATTCTAGATATACCTGTGACTATTTCGATGGAAGTCGGTCGTAGTCAAATAAGTATCCGAAATCTGCTACAGTTGAACCAGGGTTCTGTGGTGGAGCTGGATCGTGTTGCCGGTGAGCCACTAGATGTATTAGTTAATGGCACGTTGATTGCTCATGGAGAAGTAGTAGTGGTCAACGACAAATTCGGTATTCGATTAACGGATGTTATTAGTCAAATTGAGAGAATCAAGAAGCTCAGATAA
- the fliO gene encoding flagellar biosynthetic protein FliO: MLPLLFSQIAVAQSTQSITNPTSVLSIFLSLLVVVGVIFALAYVMRRFNVTAMGGNQMKVAASMVVGTKEKIMVIQVGEEQHLIGVTSHNISHLSKLDKNLDVPVKGVNKTTGEQQNGADAFKQKLVAAMAGKLNPNIEKNKTKEESRDA, from the coding sequence ATGCTGCCCCTTTTATTTAGCCAGATAGCCGTCGCGCAGTCGACCCAGTCAATCACCAATCCCACGTCGGTACTGTCAATTTTCCTATCCTTGCTCGTCGTCGTTGGCGTCATTTTCGCCCTGGCTTATGTGATGCGTCGATTTAATGTCACTGCGATGGGTGGAAATCAAATGAAAGTCGCGGCCAGCATGGTTGTTGGCACAAAAGAAAAAATCATGGTGATTCAGGTAGGTGAAGAGCAGCACCTCATTGGTGTAACCAGTCACAACATCTCTCATTTAAGCAAATTAGATAAGAATCTCGATGTGCCTGTGAAAGGTGTGAACAAAACCACAGGCGAGCAACAAAATGGTGCCGATGCGTTTAAACAAAAACTTGTTGCTGCCATGGCGGGAAAGCTCAACCCGAATATAGAAAAGAATAAAACAAAGGAAGAGTCGAGAGATGCGTAA
- the fliP gene encoding flagellar type III secretion system pore protein FliP (The bacterial flagellar biogenesis protein FliP forms a type III secretion system (T3SS)-type pore required for flagellar assembly.), protein MRKFAWLLLILPLLLLVEPAYAQQGISAVTVTTNQDGSQDYTMTLQALFIMTALSLIPAFIMMMTSFTRIIVVLSILRQAIGLQQSPSNQILIGVSLFLSMFIMAPVFEEVNERALQPYLNEQLTSLDALEQAKGPMRAFMLSQTRVKDLETFVRIAGDEGKYADTNEVPLTILIPAFVTSELKTAFQIGFMLFIPFLIIDLVVASILMAMGMMMLSPMIVSLPFKLMLFVLVDGWNLIFGTLATSFGMGV, encoded by the coding sequence ATGCGTAAGTTTGCCTGGCTACTTTTAATACTGCCCTTATTACTTCTCGTTGAGCCCGCCTATGCTCAACAGGGGATTTCTGCAGTCACGGTGACAACCAATCAAGATGGTTCTCAAGACTACACCATGACGCTTCAAGCGCTGTTTATCATGACGGCGCTAAGCCTTATTCCTGCGTTTATCATGATGATGACCTCTTTCACGCGTATTATTGTGGTGTTGTCTATTTTGCGTCAGGCGATTGGCTTACAGCAATCACCGTCAAACCAGATACTCATTGGCGTTAGTTTGTTTCTATCCATGTTTATTATGGCGCCGGTGTTTGAAGAGGTGAACGAGCGAGCTTTACAGCCTTACCTTAACGAGCAACTCACCAGTTTAGACGCTTTGGAGCAAGCCAAAGGCCCTATGCGCGCATTCATGCTTTCACAAACAAGGGTAAAAGACTTAGAAACGTTTGTACGGATAGCCGGAGACGAAGGAAAATACGCTGACACCAATGAAGTACCGCTGACCATCCTTATTCCGGCTTTTGTAACCAGTGAACTTAAAACCGCGTTTCAAATTGGTTTTATGCTATTTATTCCCTTTCTTATTATTGACTTGGTGGTAGCGTCTATATTGATGGCTATGGGTATGATGATGCTTTCACCTATGATTGTATCCTTGCCGTTTAAACTCATGTTGTTCGTGTTGGTTGATGGTTGGAACCTGATTTTCGGTACATTGGCGACCAGCTTCGGTATGGGCGTCTAG
- the fliQ gene encoding flagellar biosynthesis protein FliQ, producing MSPEVFVEILREAMFMVIVLVSAVIVPSLIVGLVVAVFQAATSINEQTMSFLPRLLVTLLALSWGGNWLVQQLMDFTFRMVDMIPQVVG from the coding sequence ATGTCACCAGAAGTCTTTGTAGAAATACTGCGAGAAGCCATGTTCATGGTTATTGTGTTGGTATCTGCGGTGATTGTTCCAAGCTTGATCGTAGGTCTAGTTGTTGCTGTTTTCCAGGCGGCGACAAGTATCAACGAACAGACCATGAGTTTCTTGCCCCGCTTGCTTGTTACGCTTCTCGCATTGAGCTGGGGAGGCAACTGGTTGGTGCAACAGCTTATGGACTTTACTTTCAGAATGGTTGATATGATCCCGCAGGTTGTGGGATAG
- the fliR gene encoding flagellar biosynthetic protein FliR, which yields MEVELATINQFLADMLLPFMRISGLFVAMIGLSAKSIPPQVRALLGIMLTLIIMPVVPPSPIENLVDVGTFLIVVQQLLIGIAIGFISMMVLNTFVLAGQVIAMQTGLGFASIVDPVNGINVPAVGQFYLILATLLFWTLDGHLSMIQMIVMSFEAFPIGEAWWTGEQFRDIAHWAGWMFISAVTLSLAPIVSLLIVNLAFGVMTKAAPQLNIFSIGFSIAQVMGLLIIWITLDNFTAHFETQWFRAEQFMCELLNICS from the coding sequence GTGGAAGTCGAACTTGCGACCATCAATCAATTTCTAGCAGACATGCTGCTGCCGTTTATGCGCATTAGCGGCTTATTCGTGGCCATGATTGGCTTGAGTGCTAAATCCATTCCCCCGCAGGTAAGAGCCTTGTTGGGTATAATGCTCACGCTCATTATCATGCCGGTAGTGCCTCCGTCACCCATAGAAAATTTGGTGGATGTGGGCACATTTTTAATCGTTGTTCAGCAATTACTTATTGGCATTGCTATTGGTTTTATATCAATGATGGTGCTCAATACCTTTGTGCTTGCTGGCCAAGTTATAGCAATGCAAACCGGTTTGGGCTTTGCGTCTATTGTTGACCCAGTCAATGGTATTAACGTGCCAGCGGTAGGTCAGTTTTATCTGATATTGGCGACTTTGTTGTTTTGGACTTTGGATGGGCATTTGTCCATGATCCAAATGATAGTCATGAGCTTTGAGGCGTTTCCCATAGGCGAAGCATGGTGGACCGGTGAACAGTTCCGCGATATTGCCCATTGGGCCGGCTGGATGTTTATATCGGCAGTGACCCTCTCCCTTGCGCCAATCGTCTCGCTGCTTATCGTGAACTTGGCGTTTGGCGTAATGACCAAAGCTGCACCACAGCTAAACATTTTTAGTATTGGTTTTTCCATTGCTCAGGTAATGGGATTACTGATTATTTGGATAACACTTGATAACTTTACTGCACACTTCGAAACCCAATGGTTTAGAGCCGAACAGTTTATGTGTGAACTATTGAATATTTGTTCGTAG
- the flhB gene encoding flagellar biosynthesis protein FlhB, producing the protein MADSSEKTEDPTGKKLEDARKKGQLARSRELSTTLVLIVSAFMFLFVGGWIAESVFKLTQRMFILSRDETYDITHMFGAWGEAFSAVGPTVLLYMVVAMIAGIYGSIALGGFNFTWEGAKPKGSKMSPIQGFKRMFGMNGLVELLKSIAKVVVIIGMAIGALLFFEDEALHLDMELYPGNIFHALDMLKWAFLILVCGMIPIALIDVPYQMYKHNKEMKMTKQEVKDERKNAEGDPMVKGRIRRLQYQAATKRMMQEVPQADVVVTNPTHFSVAIKYDEKGVRAPVVVAKGADELAMHIRKIATANDVPLIPSPMLARAIFYSTEVDDEIPNALFMAVAQVLAHVYQLKAHRAGKGKRPKPLKRDLPIPPEYRR; encoded by the coding sequence ATGGCAGATTCAAGCGAAAAAACAGAAGACCCCACGGGGAAAAAACTCGAAGATGCCCGAAAAAAAGGGCAGCTAGCCCGATCCCGTGAACTCTCTACGACCCTAGTACTTATCGTCAGTGCTTTTATGTTCTTGTTTGTGGGCGGGTGGATTGCTGAATCTGTTTTTAAACTTACTCAGAGAATGTTCATTCTCTCTCGTGACGAAACCTATGATATCACCCACATGTTTGGCGCATGGGGTGAAGCCTTTTCGGCAGTAGGTCCTACCGTGCTGCTATACATGGTTGTGGCAATGATAGCGGGCATTTATGGCTCTATCGCCCTTGGCGGTTTTAACTTTACCTGGGAAGGTGCAAAACCTAAGGGTTCAAAAATGAGCCCTATTCAAGGCTTCAAGCGTATGTTCGGCATGAACGGCTTGGTTGAGTTACTCAAGTCTATAGCGAAAGTGGTGGTCATAATTGGCATGGCTATCGGAGCGTTACTGTTCTTTGAAGATGAAGCGCTCCACCTTGATATGGAGCTTTATCCGGGAAACATCTTTCACGCACTCGACATGCTTAAGTGGGCGTTTCTTATTCTGGTGTGCGGTATGATCCCTATCGCGCTCATTGATGTGCCTTATCAAATGTATAAGCACAACAAAGAAATGAAGATGACCAAGCAAGAGGTTAAAGACGAACGGAAAAATGCGGAAGGCGACCCTATGGTTAAAGGCCGAATTCGCCGTCTGCAATATCAGGCTGCAACCAAGCGCATGATGCAGGAAGTGCCACAAGCAGACGTAGTGGTGACTAACCCGACCCATTTCTCGGTTGCTATCAAGTATGATGAGAAGGGAGTGAGGGCGCCGGTTGTGGTCGCTAAAGGTGCTGATGAGCTAGCGATGCACATCAGAAAAATTGCTACCGCCAACGATGTGCCGTTGATCCCTTCTCCCATGCTTGCCCGCGCCATTTTCTACTCCACTGAAGTGGACGATGAGATCCCTAATGCGTTATTTATGGCGGTAGCGCAGGTGCTCGCACATGTTTATCAGTTAAAAGCGCATAGAGCAGGTAAGGGCAAACGTCCTAAGCCACTTAAACGGGATTTGCCTATCCCACCAGAGTACCGACGCTAA
- a CDS encoding D-Ala-D-Ala carboxypeptidase family metallohydrolase, which translates to MRKCLLVLIALLTVVRAGDACSFDNDTLNSKLAINGNMVPYPIFSIFVMPNKTFTVEFDNKSHTGNFQFHHANGEALKTSSNLPIVSGVVGKAPIMAPKKSGHYVLKTTNAQSGETATLNVFVMTSLEKVDKTGKLNGYTIGKYPDKPLKNNPIYLPPSGLIEVSPEQTDVRLSPNFTLGQFLSKQQQGFPKYVHLRAGLLLKLEKILHTLNDEGHAVEGLTIMSGYRTPFYNKAIGNVQYSRHVWGGAADFYIDQSPKDGVMDDLNKDGVVNREDAVWLANFISNMSKQGAFGPRIGGLGIYGANAAHGPFVHVDVRGTLARW; encoded by the coding sequence GTGCGTAAGTGTTTGTTAGTACTGATTGCTCTTTTAACTGTAGTGCGCGCCGGTGATGCGTGCTCCTTTGACAATGACACGCTCAACTCTAAGCTTGCTATTAATGGAAATATGGTTCCCTACCCTATTTTCTCTATTTTTGTAATGCCGAATAAAACGTTCACTGTTGAGTTTGACAATAAAAGCCATACTGGGAATTTTCAATTTCACCATGCGAACGGTGAAGCACTAAAGACGAGTTCGAACCTACCAATAGTTAGCGGGGTTGTGGGGAAAGCGCCAATAATGGCACCTAAGAAATCAGGGCACTATGTACTTAAAACCACCAACGCGCAGTCAGGTGAAACTGCGACGCTCAACGTCTTTGTGATGACATCTTTGGAAAAGGTAGACAAAACAGGTAAGTTAAACGGCTACACAATTGGTAAATATCCTGATAAGCCTTTAAAAAACAATCCCATTTATTTACCCCCATCAGGACTTATTGAGGTATCGCCAGAACAAACGGACGTAAGGTTGTCGCCCAATTTCACCCTAGGTCAATTTCTATCCAAGCAGCAACAAGGATTTCCCAAATATGTACATTTGCGAGCAGGCCTTTTGTTGAAACTGGAAAAAATACTGCACACCTTAAATGACGAAGGGCATGCTGTTGAAGGCTTAACCATAATGAGTGGATATCGCACTCCGTTCTACAACAAAGCTATTGGCAATGTTCAGTACAGCCGTCACGTTTGGGGTGGCGCAGCGGATTTCTATATCGATCAGTCACCGAAAGATGGGGTGATGGATGACCTCAATAAAGACGGTGTGGTAAACCGCGAAGACGCGGTATGGCTTGCGAACTTTATATCAAACATGTCTAAACAAGGCGCTTTCGGCCCAAGAATCGGTGGGCTTGGTATTTACGGTGCTAATGCGGCGCACGGGCCTTTTGTTCATGTGGATGTGAGAGGAACCCTAGCGCGCTGGTAG
- a CDS encoding L,D-transpeptidase family protein encodes MVVLQNRVATFCWVSLVIMLTFSHVAHASKQPNLRQRVENLLVDSVEIYGSQNSNPSRVHNRVLVSEVYTQQGYQLIWFGTSDAENRLQELLHEIADSELHGFSPEYYHASMLESRDANTALLDVLATDAFISQTLHRLNGLVSPANADSQWFLKQREADPVASLNHALTNGVSATLRAMWPSHHEYQLLLEKKRSLLTAVSTVTTQIPVGPTLKLNSTSERVVLLKSRLLGPGTYSELFDKDLLDAVKQFQMSAGIEPDGIVGSSTLEALNATTFSWLERIDANLERWRWLPHQTWSTYLRVNIASFQLRGFTEGEETLGMPVIVGTPVRQTPVFAESMKYMVFNPYWTVPFSIATKDKLAKLKTNPSLLVEQGYEAQPAGVSGFSPVDKFDWTNVSRGTFHYTLRQKPGPHNALGKVKFMLPNKHAIYLHDTPDHSLFSKLERNFSSGCIRVSNPLKLSQWVLTHSGQTEAIPQAEQLLQSEETSTLYLKKPIPVLIVYFTAFADEAGTIVFRRDAYNRDSYIIEKLKEFKRA; translated from the coding sequence ATGGTAGTGCTACAAAACCGTGTTGCAACGTTTTGTTGGGTCAGCCTTGTCATCATGCTGACTTTTAGTCATGTAGCTCATGCATCTAAGCAACCTAACTTACGACAGCGTGTGGAGAATTTGCTAGTTGATTCAGTGGAGATATACGGTTCACAAAATAGTAACCCATCTCGTGTGCACAATAGAGTTTTGGTAAGCGAGGTCTACACTCAACAGGGCTATCAGCTTATATGGTTTGGTACTAGTGATGCTGAAAACCGTCTTCAGGAACTCCTCCATGAAATTGCTGATTCAGAGTTACATGGCTTCTCGCCCGAGTATTACCACGCGTCAATGCTCGAAAGTCGCGACGCCAATACGGCACTCTTAGATGTACTAGCAACCGATGCCTTCATCAGTCAAACTCTGCATCGATTAAATGGGCTTGTTAGCCCCGCCAATGCAGATTCGCAGTGGTTCCTTAAGCAAAGAGAAGCGGATCCTGTGGCATCGCTAAATCACGCATTAACTAACGGTGTTTCTGCAACATTGCGGGCCATGTGGCCATCACACCATGAATACCAGTTACTGTTAGAAAAAAAGCGTAGTTTACTCACGGCAGTTTCTACAGTTACCACGCAAATTCCAGTTGGCCCAACACTTAAGCTGAACTCAACGAGCGAAAGAGTTGTGTTGCTGAAGTCTCGTCTTTTAGGGCCAGGCACCTATTCAGAGTTATTCGATAAAGATTTACTGGACGCGGTTAAGCAGTTTCAAATGTCTGCGGGCATAGAGCCAGATGGTATTGTGGGAAGTTCCACTTTAGAAGCATTAAATGCCACCACGTTTTCTTGGTTAGAAAGAATCGATGCAAACTTAGAGCGTTGGCGATGGCTTCCTCATCAAACTTGGTCAACATATTTACGCGTTAACATTGCGTCGTTTCAGTTGAGAGGATTTACTGAAGGTGAAGAAACACTGGGAATGCCTGTGATTGTCGGTACACCAGTGAGGCAAACGCCCGTTTTCGCTGAATCAATGAAGTATATGGTGTTTAACCCCTACTGGACCGTGCCTTTTAGTATTGCCACTAAAGACAAGCTGGCGAAATTAAAAACCAATCCTTCTTTATTGGTCGAGCAAGGTTACGAAGCCCAGCCCGCCGGTGTCAGCGGCTTCAGCCCTGTCGATAAGTTTGATTGGACAAATGTTAGCCGTGGTACGTTTCACTATACACTCAGACAAAAGCCCGGGCCGCACAATGCCCTTGGTAAAGTGAAATTCATGCTTCCAAATAAGCATGCCATTTATCTTCACGACACGCCCGATCACAGCCTTTTTTCGAAATTAGAAAGGAACTTCAGCTCTGGCTGTATCAGAGTCTCCAACCCTTTGAAGCTGTCTCAATGGGTACTCACTCATTCAGGCCAGACAGAGGCAATACCGCAAGCTGAGCAATTACTTCAAAGTGAAGAGACCAGTACACTGTATTTGAAGAAACCGATACCGGTTCTTATTGTGTACTTCACAGCGTTTGCAGATGAAGCAGGAACCATTGTATTTCGCCGCGATGCATACAATCGCGACAGCTATATTATTGAGAAATTGAAGGAGTTTAAACGTGCGTAA